One stretch of Eubacteriales bacterium DNA includes these proteins:
- the hemW gene encoding radical SAM family heme chaperone HemW has protein sequence MSEISLYVHIPFCVKKCAYCDFVSFTQHENISKYIDMLLQEAEEKSASFSNKKVKSIFIGGGTPSILDEKDISKLMSGIFKLFDVKKDAEISLEANPGTLDIGKLSTYISLNINRLSLGLQSADNGVLKTLGRIHTFEDYLASISLAFDTGFKNISTDLMFGVPGQSLKSFKDTLKKIVKLGLKHVSAYSLTLEEGTPMYEKYKVTDEDLDREMYHLAVSTLEENGFLQYETSNFAKKGYECAHNLVYWEGGEYLGLGVAAHSLLFTENGHIRRQNTRDLYRYLKGSYEDEGFTCFLTDEDILKEYLMLNLRLKKGIIFEDFFEKFKVDFKDKFKDAIEKSVSQGLLVVNDKSASPTLAGFDFQNTLIGKFF, from the coding sequence ATGAGCGAAATAAGCTTGTATGTTCATATACCTTTTTGCGTAAAAAAATGCGCATACTGTGATTTTGTTTCTTTTACTCAGCATGAAAATATTTCTAAATATATAGACATGCTTTTACAAGAAGCAGAAGAAAAGTCGGCCAGTTTTTCAAATAAAAAAGTAAAAAGCATATTTATAGGCGGAGGAACTCCGTCTATTTTAGATGAAAAAGATATCTCTAAATTGATGAGCGGAATATTTAAATTATTTGATGTTAAAAAAGACGCCGAAATATCTTTGGAAGCAAACCCAGGTACACTTGATATAGGTAAGCTTTCAACGTATATTTCACTTAATATAAACCGATTGAGTTTAGGCCTTCAGTCTGCAGATAACGGGGTTTTAAAAACTTTAGGGCGGATACATACTTTTGAAGATTATTTAGCTAGTATTTCTTTGGCATTTGATACTGGTTTTAAAAATATATCTACAGATTTAATGTTCGGCGTGCCGGGGCAAAGTTTAAAAAGCTTTAAAGATACACTTAAAAAAATCGTTAAGTTAGGGTTAAAGCATGTCTCCGCATATTCTTTGACTCTTGAAGAAGGCACTCCGATGTATGAAAAGTATAAGGTTACAGATGAGGACTTAGACAGGGAAATGTACCATCTGGCAGTCAGTACTTTAGAAGAAAACGGTTTTTTACAGTATGAGACCTCTAACTTTGCAAAAAAGGGCTATGAGTGTGCTCATAATCTGGTCTATTGGGAGGGCGGAGAGTACCTGGGGCTTGGAGTTGCCGCGCACTCACTTTTATTTACAGAAAACGGGCATATAAGGCGGCAAAACACGCGGGATTTATATAGATATCTAAAAGGCAGCTATGAGGATGAAGGATTTACATGCTTTTTAACAGATGAAGATATTTTAAAAGAATATTTGATGCTTAATCTAAGACTTAAAAAAGGTATAATCTTTGAAGACTTTTTTGAGAAATTTAAGGTAGATTTTAAGGATAAATTTAAAGATGCAATAGAAAAAAGCGTAAGCCAAGGGCTTTTAGTGGTTAATGACAAAAGCGCATCTCCAACTTTGGCAGGATTTGACTTTCAAAATACTCTAATTGGTAAATTTTTTTAA
- a CDS encoding NADP-dependent isocitrate dehydrogenase translates to MRKIAMPNPIVEMDGDEMTRIMWDMVKTRLISPFIELNTKYYDLSLKNRDKTEDQVTLDAANAIKELGVGVKCATITPNAQRVSEYGLKKMWRSPNGTIRAVLDGTVFRMPILVDGIKPFVRNWTKPITIARHAYGDIYKDTEMIAKPNAKAKLVLSYGDKDVEEEVFDFDDEGGIVLAMYNTEKSIKSFAKTCFEYALSTKQDLWFATKDTISKIYDHRFKDIFAEMYESEYKEKFKANEIEYFYTLIDDAVARVIRSHGGFIWALKNYDGDVMSDMMATAYGSLAMMTSVLVSPDGNYEYEAAHGTVTRHYYKHLNGEETSTNSVATIFAWTGALKKRGELGGNEQLAAFALKLEKACIDTIEKGIMTKDLSVMSTLADIRTVNTSEFIDEIANELRKNI, encoded by the coding sequence ATGCGAAAAATTGCTATGCCAAATCCCATAGTGGAGATGGACGGAGACGAAATGACCAGAATAATGTGGGATATGGTAAAAACACGTCTTATAAGTCCTTTTATTGAGTTAAATACGAAGTATTATGATTTAAGCCTTAAAAACCGTGATAAAACGGAAGATCAGGTAACACTTGATGCGGCCAATGCCATCAAAGAGTTAGGCGTGGGCGTAAAATGCGCAACGATAACGCCAAATGCGCAGCGTGTTAGTGAATATGGATTAAAGAAAATGTGGAGAAGCCCCAACGGAACTATCCGTGCAGTACTAGACGGAACGGTTTTCCGCATGCCGATACTTGTTGACGGGATTAAGCCTTTTGTCAGAAATTGGACTAAACCCATTACGATAGCACGTCATGCCTATGGAGATATATATAAAGATACCGAAATGATAGCAAAGCCAAACGCAAAGGCCAAGCTGGTTTTATCATATGGGGATAAGGATGTTGAAGAAGAGGTCTTTGATTTCGATGATGAAGGCGGTATAGTGCTTGCGATGTATAATACCGAAAAATCCATAAAAAGTTTTGCAAAAACTTGTTTTGAGTACGCTCTTTCGACGAAGCAGGATCTGTGGTTCGCAACTAAAGATACTATTTCAAAGATATACGACCATAGGTTTAAGGACATTTTTGCCGAAATGTATGAAAGCGAATACAAAGAAAAATTTAAAGCAAATGAAATAGAATACTTCTATACGCTTATAGACGATGCTGTTGCACGCGTTATAAGAAGCCACGGCGGGTTTATATGGGCACTTAAGAACTACGATGGAGATGTCATGTCGGATATGATGGCAACAGCATATGGCAGCCTTGCTATGATGACATCTGTTTTGGTATCGCCGGACGGTAATTATGAATATGAGGCGGCCCATGGTACCGTTACAAGGCATTACTATAAGCACTTAAACGGAGAAGAAACTTCTACGAATTCAGTAGCGACGATTTTTGCATGGACAGGCGCACTAAAAAAACGCGGAGAATTAGGCGGCAATGAGCAACTTGCTGCTTTCGCCTTAAAGCTTGAAAAGGCATGTATCGACACGATAGAAAAAGGGATAATGACAAAGGATTTATCAGTAATGTCTACGCTTGCTGACATCCGCACAGTCAACACATCTGAGTTCATAGACGAAATAGCAAATGAGCTTAGAAAAAACATTTAA
- a CDS encoding zinc-ribbon domain-containing protein yields MPDKKLICKDCNEEFIFTEGEQEFYREKGFENEPQRCPACRRARKQQRNNRNYDRR; encoded by the coding sequence ATGCCAGACAAAAAGCTTATCTGCAAAGACTGTAATGAGGAGTTTATCTTCACAGAAGGCGAACAGGAATTTTATCGTGAAAAAGGTTTTGAAAATGAACCACAAAGATGTCCTGCCTGCCGTCGTGCAAGAAAACAGCAGAGAAACAACAGGAATTACGACAGAAGGTAA
- the dnaK gene encoding molecular chaperone DnaK, giving the protein MSKIIGIDLGTTNSCVAVMEGGEPVVIPNAEGARTTPSVVSFSKTGERLVGQIAKRQAITNPDRTILSIKRDMGTNRKVKIDDKEYTPQEISAMILQKLKTDAEAYLGSKVTQAVITVPAYFSDSQRQATKDAGKIAGLEVLRIINEPTAASLAYGLDKDADEKILVYDLGGGTFDVSILEIGDNVIEVLATNGNNRLGGDDFDKKIIDWMADEFKKSEGIDLRSDKMAMQRLKEAAEKAKIELSGVVTANINLPFITADASGPKHLELTLTRAKFDELTSDLVEMTVEPTKKAMSDAGVSKDDIAKIVLVGGSTRIPAVQEKIKGITGKDPYKGINPDECVAVGAAIQAGVLGGEVKDVLLLDVTPLSLGIETMGGVMTRLIDRNTTIPTKKSQIFSTAADGQTSVEIHVLQGEREMAAYNKTLGRFTLSGIPAAPRGVPQIEVTFDIDANGIVHVFAKDLGTGNQQDVTITASTNLTDSEIDKAVKEAEQFAAEDKKRKEEVEARNTADALCYNTEKTLKDLGDKVSAEDKAKIEEKIENVKKQLSGNDTEAIKTASDELSKVSYDAFGKVYQSQANTAQSAGAGPNPEADASAGTGADDVVDAEYEEVKDDKEGK; this is encoded by the coding sequence ATGAGTAAAATAATTGGTATCGATTTAGGAACAACAAACTCCTGTGTTGCTGTTATGGAAGGCGGAGAGCCTGTTGTAATACCCAATGCAGAAGGAGCAAGAACAACACCGTCTGTAGTATCATTTTCTAAGACGGGTGAACGTTTGGTAGGCCAAATAGCAAAACGCCAGGCCATTACCAATCCAGATAGAACTATTCTTTCTATAAAGAGGGATATGGGAACTAACAGAAAAGTCAAAATAGACGATAAGGAATATACACCGCAGGAGATTTCTGCAATGATACTTCAGAAATTAAAAACAGATGCTGAGGCATACCTTGGTAGCAAGGTAACCCAGGCTGTTATAACAGTCCCTGCATATTTTTCGGATTCACAGCGTCAGGCAACAAAAGACGCAGGAAAAATAGCCGGGCTTGAGGTTTTAAGGATAATCAACGAGCCTACAGCTGCATCTTTAGCATATGGGCTTGACAAAGACGCAGACGAAAAGATTTTGGTTTACGATTTAGGCGGTGGTACTTTTGATGTATCCATACTTGAAATCGGTGACAACGTCATAGAGGTTTTGGCTACTAACGGAAACAACCGTTTAGGCGGTGACGATTTCGATAAGAAAATCATAGACTGGATGGCAGATGAATTTAAGAAGTCTGAAGGTATAGATTTAAGATCGGACAAAATGGCTATGCAGCGCTTAAAAGAGGCGGCAGAAAAAGCTAAGATAGAGTTATCCGGCGTAGTTACCGCAAACATAAATCTTCCGTTCATAACGGCAGATGCAAGCGGCCCTAAGCATCTTGAATTAACACTTACCAGAGCTAAGTTCGACGAATTAACTTCAGATTTAGTTGAAATGACTGTAGAGCCGACAAAGAAGGCAATGTCAGATGCAGGTGTAAGTAAAGACGATATCGCTAAAATAGTATTAGTCGGCGGCTCAACGAGGATACCTGCGGTTCAGGAAAAGATAAAGGGTATAACGGGTAAAGATCCTTATAAGGGCATAAACCCGGATGAATGTGTTGCGGTAGGCGCGGCTATACAGGCCGGCGTTTTGGGCGGCGAAGTAAAAGACGTATTGTTGCTAGACGTAACACCGCTTTCATTAGGAATTGAGACCATGGGCGGTGTAATGACAAGGCTTATCGACAGGAATACTACTATTCCTACAAAGAAGAGCCAGATATTCTCAACAGCGGCAGACGGCCAAACAAGCGTTGAAATACATGTTTTACAGGGCGAACGTGAGATGGCGGCATATAATAAGACACTCGGCCGTTTCACTTTAAGCGGAATACCGGCAGCTCCAAGGGGCGTACCGCAGATAGAAGTTACGTTTGACATAGATGCAAACGGTATCGTACATGTATTTGCGAAAGATTTGGGAACAGGCAACCAGCAGGATGTAACTATAACTGCCTCAACTAATTTAACAGATTCAGAAATAGACAAGGCCGTTAAAGAAGCAGAGCAGTTTGCTGCAGAAGATAAGAAGAGAAAAGAAGAAGTAGAAGCCAGAAATACGGCCGATGCACTTTGCTATAATACAGAAAAGACGCTAAAAGATTTAGGTGACAAAGTATCGGCTGAAGATAAGGCTAAGATAGAAGAAAAGATAGAGAACGTTAAAAAGCAGCTTTCCGGTAATGATACCGAAGCTATAAAAACAGCCAGCGACGAACTCTCTAAGGTTTCATACGATGCATTCGGCAAAGTATATCAGAGCCAGGCTAACACGGCTCAAAGCGCAGGTGCAGGACCTAATCCAGAGGCAGATGCGTCTGCGGGTACAGGTGCTGATGACGTAGTAGACGCCGAATACGAAGAAGTTAAAGACGATAAAGAAGGGAAATAA
- a CDS encoding nucleotide exchange factor GrpE produces MNDKVKEDLKEILKEDFNEQKKNQEEDLVEEEKNVAEEVEVEGTEGEEALEDLADNEDLSDKLNETLLKVADLEAEKDKYLRNLQMERADFDNFRKRNKMAVSEAMSAAKADIIFEILPVVDNFERALSADLNREDAFVKGMELVLTQLYDILKKAGLKETPALGEKFDPHFHEAVMAAPCEEGIEPHTITEVFSKGYMLGDKVVRYSKVKVSE; encoded by the coding sequence ATGAATGATAAGGTGAAAGAGGATTTGAAAGAAATTTTAAAAGAGGATTTTAACGAACAAAAGAAAAATCAAGAAGAGGATTTAGTTGAAGAAGAAAAGAACGTTGCGGAAGAAGTTGAAGTAGAGGGAACCGAAGGAGAAGAGGCTTTAGAGGATTTAGCTGATAATGAGGATTTAAGCGACAAGTTAAATGAAACGCTTTTAAAGGTGGCAGACCTTGAAGCTGAGAAGGATAAATACCTAAGAAACCTTCAGATGGAACGAGCGGATTTTGATAATTTTAGAAAGAGGAATAAAATGGCGGTATCAGAAGCGATGAGCGCCGCTAAGGCGGACATCATCTTTGAGATACTTCCGGTGGTAGACAACTTTGAGCGTGCACTAAGCGCAGACCTAAACAGGGAAGATGCTTTTGTTAAAGGAATGGAGCTGGTTTTAACCCAGTTATACGACATACTTAAAAAAGCGGGATTAAAGGAAACACCCGCACTTGGAGAAAAGTTCGACCCGCACTTTCACGAAGCAGTTATGGCTGCACCTTGTGAAGAAGGGATAGAACCGCATACGATAACCGAAGTCTTTTCAAAGGGATACATGCTTGGAGACAAAGTCGTTCGGTATAGCAAAGTTAAAGTTAGTGAGTAA
- the rimI gene encoding ribosomal protein S18-alanine N-acetyltransferase, with protein sequence MDLDILVRRARLFDISHINKIEKQSFSMPWSFDSLFTDIFLNNLTAYFVAEVNSEIVAYGGMWMILGEGHITNIAVKPSYRLHGIGKAILKKLLETAIKNGIEMMSLEVRQSNENAIKMYEAAGFIKMGVRRNYYVLPIEHAYIMQKQIENLDSELNEA encoded by the coding sequence ATGGATTTAGATATATTGGTTAGGCGTGCGCGCCTTTTTGATATAAGCCATATAAACAAAATAGAGAAACAGTCTTTTTCCATGCCGTGGTCTTTTGATTCTCTTTTTACTGATATATTTTTAAACAATTTAACTGCATATTTTGTAGCCGAGGTAAACAGCGAGATCGTAGCTTACGGTGGCATGTGGATGATATTGGGCGAAGGGCATATAACTAATATAGCAGTTAAGCCTTCTTACCGCCTGCATGGTATCGGAAAAGCAATCTTAAAAAAGCTTTTGGAGACTGCAATTAAAAACGGTATTGAAATGATGTCATTAGAAGTACGGCAGAGCAACGAAAATGCTATCAAGATGTATGAAGCTGCCGGTTTTATTAAAATGGGAGTCAGAAGAAATTATTATGTTTTGCCGATAGAGCATGCGTATATAATGCAAAAACAAATAGAAAATTTAGATAGCGAGCTTAACGAAGCATAA
- the tsaE gene encoding tRNA (adenosine(37)-N6)-threonylcarbamoyltransferase complex ATPase subunit type 1 TsaE, with protein MFKITSSSEEMTQDIGKTCAKALKNGYVIALDGDLGAGKTVFTRGIAAGLKIKGNILSPTFTILRQYEGENFKFNHLDLYRINDADELYEIGILDILDDGITVIEWAKKASGIFRNDALFISIARGKKEDDREISFYCKDILREKEFFEVLKDVYTCD; from the coding sequence GTGTTTAAAATAACTTCTTCAAGCGAGGAAATGACACAGGATATCGGCAAAACGTGTGCGAAAGCTCTTAAAAACGGATACGTTATAGCATTGGATGGAGACTTAGGGGCAGGAAAAACAGTTTTTACACGCGGAATCGCAGCCGGACTTAAAATAAAAGGGAATATACTAAGCCCGACATTTACAATCCTTCGCCAGTATGAAGGCGAAAACTTTAAATTTAACCACTTAGACCTTTATAGGATTAACGATGCTGATGAACTTTATGAAATAGGCATCTTAGACATTTTGGATGACGGTATTACAGTTATAGAGTGGGCTAAAAAGGCAAGCGGTATTTTTAGAAACGATGCTTTATTTATAAGCATTGCGAGAGGGAAAAAGGAAGATGACAGGGAGATTTCTTTTTACTGTAAGGACATTTTAAGGGAAAAAGAATTTTTTGAGGTTTTAAAAGATGTATATACTTGCGATTGA
- the hrcA gene encoding heat-inducible transcriptional repressor HrcA, whose amino-acid sequence MEISDRKLAILKIIIDGYITTGMPIGSRTVSKKPGFNFSSATIRNEMADLEELGFLEQPYTSAGRIPSDKAYRLYVNKLMNTVKLTKEEKESIKGYFAMRQNQIDDVVESAADIISDTTKHISMVLAPQLDNIIIRNIQLVRISETKALLLIISSTGLVRESVISIPPDIDEGYLTMLSNMMTQNTYNMTLCEARNYIENHLNEEIKLHIKFLRDAISCIEKRENEKSIVLSGAENIFKNFDFQDFDRAKSLMRVLETKDILYDMLKKATKMEFCISIGQENEADQLKDVSIVTATYKIGGKPLGSFGVIGPTRMDYAKVISVLNHIGGSLNSILSSFIEEDK is encoded by the coding sequence ATGGAGATAAGTGATAGAAAGCTTGCCATATTAAAAATAATAATTGATGGATATATAACTACGGGGATGCCCATTGGTTCTAGAACTGTATCTAAAAAGCCGGGATTCAATTTTTCTTCTGCAACTATAAGGAATGAGATGGCGGATTTAGAAGAACTTGGATTTCTAGAGCAGCCGTATACTTCTGCGGGGCGGATACCTTCTGATAAGGCTTATCGTTTATACGTAAATAAATTAATGAATACGGTAAAGCTGACTAAAGAAGAAAAAGAAAGCATAAAAGGCTATTTTGCTATGAGGCAAAACCAGATAGACGATGTGGTTGAAAGTGCGGCAGATATAATATCTGACACAACTAAACATATATCTATGGTTTTAGCTCCGCAGCTTGACAATATAATTATAAGGAATATACAGCTCGTTAGGATAAGCGAGACAAAAGCACTGCTTTTGATAATTTCGTCTACTGGGCTTGTCAGGGAAAGCGTTATTAGTATCCCGCCGGATATCGATGAAGGATATTTAACTATGTTATCTAATATGATGACGCAAAATACGTATAATATGACGCTTTGTGAGGCAAGGAATTACATAGAAAATCACCTTAACGAGGAGATAAAGCTGCATATTAAGTTTTTAAGGGACGCTATTAGTTGTATTGAAAAACGTGAGAATGAAAAAAGCATTGTATTAAGCGGTGCAGAAAATATATTTAAAAATTTTGATTTTCAGGATTTTGACCGGGCCAAGAGCCTGATGCGGGTTTTAGAAACTAAAGATATACTTTATGATATGTTAAAAAAGGCAACTAAGATGGAGTTTTGCATTAGCATAGGCCAGGAGAATGAAGCAGACCAGTTAAAGGATGTATCCATAGTCACTGCGACTTATAAAATAGGGGGGAAGCCGCTAGGGTCCTTTGGAGTTATCGGGCCTACCAGAATGGACTATGCGAAGGTCATCTCGGTGTTAAACCATATAGGTGGAAGTTTAAACAGTATTTTATCAAGCTTTATTGAAGAAGATAAATAA
- the lepA gene encoding translation elongation factor 4: MDLKNIRNFCIIAHIDHGKSTLADRLIEATQTVAKRDMTEQLLDTMDLERERGITIKAQAVRMFYTADGVEYEFNLIDTPGHVDFTYEVSRSLAACEGAILVVDATQGIEAQTLANVYLALDNDLEILPVINKIDLPSARPDEVCREIEDVLGIDTSEAPRISAKEGIGIDDVLKAVVKFLPPPKSDGNKLSALVFDSYYDNYRGAISYVRVFDGSIKEGDLIRFMATNKVFEVTEVGIFSPSQVTIKELTPGSVGYVCASIKNVADTRVGDTITNAENGVSKPLPGYKKVTSMVFCGIYPADGARYDDLRDALSKLQLNDASLTCEPDTSSALGFGFRCGFLGLLHMEIIQERLEREFDLDLVTTAPSVSYNILKTDGELIKVDNPTNLPDVSVIDYMEEPIANVSVYTPDEYVGQVMEVCKEKRGVFKDMEYLEKTRVLLKYEIPLNEIIYDFFDILKSKTRGYASLDYDIKGYVKSDLVKLDMLLNGEVCDALSIIVHRDKAYERGRMIAEKLKDVIPRQMFEIPIQAAIGGKIIARETVKAMRKDVLAKCYGGDITRKKKLLEKQKEGKKRMRQVGSVSLPSEAFMSVLKLNK; encoded by the coding sequence ATGGATTTAAAAAACATTAGGAATTTTTGCATTATAGCTCATATAGATCACGGTAAATCAACATTGGCAGACAGGTTGATTGAGGCTACTCAAACAGTTGCCAAAAGAGATATGACTGAGCAGCTTCTAGACACTATGGATTTGGAGCGTGAGAGGGGCATAACTATAAAAGCGCAGGCAGTGCGTATGTTTTATACTGCAGACGGGGTTGAATATGAGTTTAACTTGATAGATACTCCAGGGCATGTGGATTTTACGTATGAGGTATCAAGAAGCCTTGCCGCCTGCGAAGGGGCCATACTCGTTGTAGATGCTACACAAGGTATTGAGGCGCAGACGCTTGCAAACGTATACTTAGCGCTTGACAATGATTTAGAGATTTTGCCGGTTATAAACAAGATAGATCTGCCTTCTGCCCGGCCGGACGAAGTATGCAGGGAAATAGAAGACGTTCTTGGGATAGACACGTCGGAGGCACCGAGGATAAGCGCAAAAGAAGGCATCGGGATAGACGATGTACTAAAGGCCGTTGTTAAGTTCCTGCCGCCGCCGAAATCTGATGGGAATAAACTAAGTGCCTTGGTGTTTGATTCGTATTACGATAATTATCGTGGTGCGATAAGCTACGTCCGAGTTTTTGACGGTAGTATAAAGGAGGGGGATTTAATCCGTTTTATGGCTACCAATAAAGTATTTGAAGTAACTGAAGTCGGAATTTTTTCTCCATCACAGGTAACTATAAAGGAACTTACTCCAGGGAGCGTAGGCTACGTCTGCGCGAGCATAAAAAATGTTGCGGATACACGTGTCGGCGATACTATAACCAATGCTGAGAACGGAGTGAGTAAGCCTTTACCAGGATATAAAAAAGTTACGTCTATGGTCTTTTGCGGCATATATCCTGCCGACGGCGCAAGATATGATGATCTAAGGGATGCACTTTCAAAACTTCAGTTAAACGATGCTTCCTTAACCTGCGAACCGGATACGTCGTCTGCATTGGGGTTTGGCTTTAGGTGCGGGTTTTTAGGATTACTGCACATGGAAATAATACAGGAGCGTCTAGAGCGTGAATTCGACTTAGATTTGGTAACAACGGCGCCATCTGTCAGCTACAATATTTTAAAAACAGACGGGGAGCTTATAAAAGTGGATAACCCTACTAACCTACCGGATGTAAGCGTAATAGACTATATGGAGGAGCCTATCGCGAACGTATCTGTTTATACGCCGGATGAATATGTAGGGCAGGTAATGGAAGTCTGCAAAGAAAAGCGTGGCGTTTTTAAAGATATGGAATACCTTGAAAAAACACGTGTGCTTTTAAAATACGAGATACCATTAAACGAAATAATCTACGATTTCTTTGATATATTAAAATCGAAAACGCGCGGATACGCATCGCTTGATTATGATATAAAAGGTTATGTAAAAAGCGACCTGGTTAAACTGGACATGCTTTTAAACGGAGAGGTATGCGATGCGCTTTCAATAATAGTGCACCGGGACAAGGCATATGAACGCGGGCGCATGATAGCCGAAAAATTAAAAGATGTAATCCCGCGCCAGATGTTTGAAATACCTATACAGGCGGCTATCGGCGGAAAGATAATAGCCAGGGAAACAGTTAAGGCTATGAGAAAAGATGTTCTTGCTAAGTGTTACGGCGGAGATATAACGAGAAAGAAAAAGCTCTTAGAAAAGCAAAAGGAGGGCAAAAAACGGATGCGTCAGGTAGGTAGTGTATCGCTTCCATCCGAAGCGTTTATGTCCGTTTTAAAGCTTAACAAATGA
- the tsaB gene encoding tRNA (adenosine(37)-N6)-threonylcarbamoyltransferase complex dimerization subunit type 1 TsaB yields the protein MYILAIDTSISVLTCAVSKDDKILAEEYSDVNKTHSTGLMPMVDSILKKACLDIKDIDAFSCTVGPGSFTGLRIGVATVKAFAQAGKKACVAVDTLEALAQNGVLFEGRICPMIDARHGEVYSATFESNADEIKRITDTEAYLVSELLLNMPKVKTLFLGDGADVNEEEIKEVFKENAYFAKKGMRYNRASSIISIAFNKINEGKTISFYDLTPVYVKKTQAERNLDNKDEDLV from the coding sequence ATGTATATACTTGCGATTGACACTTCTATAAGCGTACTTACATGTGCGGTTTCGAAAGATGACAAAATATTAGCGGAAGAGTATAGCGATGTAAATAAAACACATTCAACAGGGCTTATGCCGATGGTAGACAGCATTTTAAAAAAGGCCTGTCTTGATATAAAAGATATAGACGCTTTTTCTTGTACAGTTGGCCCAGGCTCTTTTACCGGGCTTAGGATCGGTGTGGCTACGGTAAAGGCATTTGCACAGGCAGGAAAAAAGGCATGTGTTGCTGTTGATACGCTAGAAGCTTTGGCGCAAAACGGGGTGCTGTTTGAAGGGCGCATATGCCCTATGATAGATGCAAGGCACGGAGAAGTATACAGCGCTACTTTTGAATCAAATGCTGATGAAATAAAGAGGATAACGGATACAGAAGCTTATCTAGTAAGTGAATTACTCTTAAACATGCCAAAGGTGAAGACGCTTTTTTTAGGCGATGGCGCTGATGTAAACGAAGAGGAGATAAAGGAAGTATTTAAAGAAAACGCTTATTTTGCAAAAAAAGGAATGAGATACAACAGGGCATCATCTATTATTAGTATAGCCTTTAATAAAATAAACGAAGGCAAGACTATAAGTTTTTACGATTTAACGCCTGTATATGTAAAAAAGACGCAGGCAGAACGTAACCTTGATAATAAAGACGAGGATTTGGTTTGA